TGCTGCCGGAACTGATCGCGGGATCACTCGATCCGATCTCGCCGCCGGCCTACTTCGGCTCCGGCAAGGCGAGCCCGGGCTGGATCAACGGCACGCCCAGCTCGCTGGGCAAGGTGGCGGACACTTCCTTCAGCATCGATCGCGGGTACTTCACCTCGCCGATCCAGGTCGCGATCACGACGACCACACCGGGGGCGACGATCCGCTACACGCTGGACGGCTCCACGCCCTCCGACACGCACGGCCTGATCTACAGCGGCCCGCTGAACATCGCCGCCACCCGCACGGTGCGGGCCTGCGCGGTGAAGTCCGGCTGGGAGTCAACGGATGTCGACACGCAGACCTACCTCTTCCTGAACGACGTGATCACGCAATCGGCGGCACCGGCAGGCTGGCCATCGACAAGCGGCACCGCCCAGGTGCTCGACTACGGGATGGACGGGGACATCGTGAACAACTCGAACCTGGAGATCGGCAGCCCGGGCCGGGTGAAGGATGCGCTATCTGCCCTACCTGCGGTCTCTATCGTCACGGACCTAGACAATCTCTTCAACATCAACGGATCCTCGGGCATCTACTCCAATCCCTATGCGCGGGGTTTCGCATGGGAGCGGCCGGCATCGATCGAGTGGATCAACCCGCCGAACGGGCAGAACCCGAATGGCAGCAGCGAATTCCAGATCAATGCCGGGATCCGGATTCGCGGCGGCTTCTCGCGATCCACGGACAATCCGAAGCATTCCTTCCGGGCCTTCTTCCGCTCGGAGTACGGCGACTCGAAGCTGCTCTACCCGCTCTTCGGCCGGCGCGGGGCGCAGGAGTTCGACAAGATCGATTTCCGCACCTCGCAGAACTACTCGTGGAACTTCGGCGGAGATACGCGGAACACCTTCCTGCGGGAAGAGTCCGCACGGCAGGCCCAGCTCGACATGGGCCAGCCGGGCTCGCGGGTACGCTACTTCCACCTCTACCTGAACGGCCAGTACTGGGGTCTCTACAATCTGGACGAGCGGACGGAGGCGGACTACGCCGAGACCTATTTCGGTGGGAAGAAGGAAGAATACGACGTGGTGAAGGCGGAAGGTTCGGACGCCGATTACGTCATCGGGGTTACCGATGGCAACTTCGCCGCCTGGCAGGATCTCTTTAACAAGGGCGAGACCCACCGTGCCTCTCCGACGAACGCGAACTACTTCCGGATGATGGGCCGCGCCGCGGACGGCGTGACAGCTACGGCGGATCCCGTACTTCTCGATCCGGATAACCTGATCGACTACCTGCTGCTGACGATGTGGACCGGCAACCTGGACGGCGCCACCTCCGCCTTCCTAGGGAACAACAAGGCCAACAACTGGTCCGGGAGCCGCCGCCGGGACAACAACCCGGGGCAGGGCTTCCGCTTCTTCGTGCACGACTTCGAGCACAGCGCGCTGTGGACCGGGGAGGACCGGACCGGTCCCTTCGACTTCCCTGCGGAGGAAGCGAATTTCGCCCGCTCGAACCCGATGTTCCTGCACCAGGATCTGACGGGAAATGCCGAGTACCGCATGCGCTGGGCGGACCGGATCCAGAAGCACATGTTCAACAACGGGGCGCTGGTGCCCTCCGCCTGGCTGAACCGGGTGAACAAGTTCTCCGCCGATGTGGACCAATCGATCATCGCGGAGAGCGCGCGGTGGGGTGATGCTTCGGCTCCGAATGATCCGCGCACGCGTCTGACCTGGCTCGGGGCGCTGAACGAACTACTGGGCTATCACACGCCGCGGGCCCCGATCGTGCTGAACCAATTGCGGGCCGACGGGCTTTATCCGGCGATCGATGCGCCATCGATCTCTCCCTTCGGCGGATATCACGACAGCGGCGTGGAAGCGGTGATCTCCGGTCCGCCATCCAGCACGCTCTACTACATGCCGGATGGCAGCGATCCGCGTGCGATCGGCGGAGCGCTGCGCGCGGGTGCCCAGGTCTACACGCCACAGAACTCGACCGAGGCGCTGGTGCCGTGGTCGGCCGCGAGCTGGCGCTATCAGGCGGACGGCCTGAATCTGGGCACGGCGTGGCGGAACTCCGCCTACGATGACAGCTCCTGGCCGACGGGCACGGCGGGGCTGGGATATCCGGCGGGTGTGAATCGCACCACGGTCATCCCGATCACCTACGTGGCCCCGGACCAAAAGGCGGCCACCTGCTACTTCCGCCGCAGCTTCACGGCCAGCAACGTGAACGGGATCACCAATCTCTCCGTGCAGGTCATGTATGACGACGCCTACGCGGTGTACCTGAACGGCACGCGGATCGCGGGGAATCTGCCGACCGATCCGGCCTACAACTACTACTCGGTGAACGTGGTGAACGACCAGGACTCCGGAGCAATCACGGTGCCGCCCTCCCTGCTGGTGAACGGCACGAACGTCATCTCGGTGGAAGTGCACCAAGCGAATGCGCAGAGCTCCGACCTGACGATGAATCTCTCGCTGACCGCGACGCGCTCGAACTCCAGCAGCCCGCTCTTCCTGACCGGCAACGGCGAGCGGCCGCTGCGGGTGCGTGCCCG
This is a stretch of genomic DNA from Luteolibacter rhizosphaerae. It encodes these proteins:
- a CDS encoding lamin tail domain-containing protein — protein: MRPPAAACLALTLLAPLSAVANPVITEFMASNQATIADEDGDFSDWIEVHNPTTAPISLNQWCLTDSASNLARWRFPNVTLAPGEFRIVWASGENRRNPAAPLHTNFSLSAGGEYLALVRPDGVTVQQDFGPEYPAQDGDESYGSLFNSTVLVGPGAATRYRTPTNASDPGSNWNQPGFGDGAWSVGPSGFGHGITVPGITVRQVFRNSSAGTLNTLAATDALLALPPGDPGIISDTTIVDGVVNYLGDGSDGRFGGNSAPPGGSGDNYAIKATGWIEITQAGVYTFGTNSDDGIRVRIDGVAVITDNTSHGPLDFFGTRNLSVGLHSFEVVMFQGNGGNCVEFFAAQGSYSAWDANAFRLVGDTANGGLPATTLQGGASGLIATDTQTLLNGKQGAYFRTPFTSTGPGAATALSLVTRHNDGFAAWLNGTKVASHNVPANPAYNSTANSARGNSDSLRPMGFSLAEHLPLLANGSNVLAIHGMKNTAADASFLLLPELIAGSLDPISPPAYFGSGKASPGWINGTPSSLGKVADTSFSIDRGYFTSPIQVAITTTTPGATIRYTLDGSTPSDTHGLIYSGPLNIAATRTVRACAVKSGWESTDVDTQTYLFLNDVITQSAAPAGWPSTSGTAQVLDYGMDGDIVNNSNLEIGSPGRVKDALSALPAVSIVTDLDNLFNINGSSGIYSNPYARGFAWERPASIEWINPPNGQNPNGSSEFQINAGIRIRGGFSRSTDNPKHSFRAFFRSEYGDSKLLYPLFGRRGAQEFDKIDFRTSQNYSWNFGGDTRNTFLREESARQAQLDMGQPGSRVRYFHLYLNGQYWGLYNLDERTEADYAETYFGGKKEEYDVVKAEGSDADYVIGVTDGNFAAWQDLFNKGETHRASPTNANYFRMMGRAADGVTATADPVLLDPDNLIDYLLLTMWTGNLDGATSAFLGNNKANNWSGSRRRDNNPGQGFRFFVHDFEHSALWTGEDRTGPFDFPAEEANFARSNPMFLHQDLTGNAEYRMRWADRIQKHMFNNGALVPSAWLNRVNKFSADVDQSIIAESARWGDASAPNDPRTRLTWLGALNELLGYHTPRAPIVLNQLRADGLYPAIDAPSISPFGGYHDSGVEAVISGPPSSTLYYMPDGSDPRAIGGALRAGAQVYTPQNSTEALVPWSAASWRYQADGLNLGTAWRNSAYDDSSWPTGTAGLGYPAGVNRTTVIPITYVAPDQKAATCYFRRSFTASNVNGITNLSVQVMYDDAYAVYLNGTRIAGNLPTDPAYNYYSVNVVNDQDSGAITVPPSLLVNGTNVISVEVHQANAQSSDLTMNLSLTATRSNSSSPLFLTGNGERPLRVRARAGSIWSALTEATFLLETEPASPSNLAISEILYHPAEPSSTEISAGFDDAEDFEFVEILNTGNKAVDLQGVYFYGAITFDFTNAPTGRTLAPGARLLVVADLDAFQQRYGTNKPVAGQYSGQLNNAGESLVLYTPGETVIRGVEYSDAPPWPVAADGEGYSLVRRHPNDPAGDADADGWALSGSIGGTPGEADVPASGSFDAWVNSVFTPAQRAAAATSAVSADPDGDGRLNFEEFAFATNPLVADQPRIDFVWQGTAPNRFAALRLLRPETAHGILYELLAADNLAGPWTPISSAPVSNTPAGAGLENAIFSDEAPASGPRRFLRMRAAWAP